The Drosophila bipectinata strain 14024-0381.07 chromosome 2L, DbipHiC1v2, whole genome shotgun sequence genome has a segment encoding these proteins:
- the Wdr81 gene encoding WD repeat-containing protein 81 — protein MGESELIWPEIGVDPQHVCETGVEGRYQLVCDKSWLQSLEKHRKLTHFTSWPFLDRRAHPTGQLEHPWTRILVQTYRKQPQSKVYPLPKVNGDGSSTELPLSYSQAVSFVANNNFKQLWEEAYRKYSGAHIKLCRGTLSASATKPTPGHGQLQPHDAVLKELIQRVYHCPVLHCQVDRERVGDGNSPMSDVTMSECHANILPALVAIETSTHFSVFFYPPALECSLYDCITFSPALLGKGYNKTLFVIYQILQLTKHLQAQGLFLGDLRLQHIVLRENLWLQVLPRLQCNLLEEDPAVDDISPMTPLASEELGDQVDHQTHRLPSSSTIFDLRLAYDPAHFNLREYSEMWCNGQLSNFDYLTILNNACGRSLTNAAHHHIMPWVTDFSGRNGANWRDLTKSKYRLNKGDVHLDLMYAQASQHGTGDANYPPIGDQAPHHVSDFLSEITYFVYMARRTPQAILCAHVRPIWVPAEYPVSIQRLQEWTPDECIPEFYSDPMIFKSIHEDLPDLELPAWATCPEDFICKHREALESQYVSERLHHWIDLNFGYKLSGKAAVKSKNVCLTLVDQHRNLTQRGIVQLFAQAHPPRRYTTPWFNKTAPRLSQVYASPTKRLAKSTENLHTDIASGSPRLSLRPADDGSSSSASASNFYAITNFIELPENYSPTLLLQNLETLESFYARTFPQQSASANPEEKMISSDLMFEQNSADHSFTNQLFASGADIPTKSKNLLRERKSCLQHLLTARRERDLQVLGCLMVELFAIQRLRPLLMGNGLTASFEARLAACRTVAQVHRQELPKPVRRVVRLLLHLEDAAKDDQGLPHPPSPAQLVEPMFANNFLPFPSHYMAVYALVRSLHAFEANSVLLELHTHFSCKGGKECAQYTEMDRQRVLFERKIAECKVMSCCAHVKRLLEPVAFAYEQFTPVELLLPHVIDLLRDERTSILTAWNLFDPIAQALGVAQTQQHLLQPLLKLYDVEGVTSSEDAGSNNNSGGHLRFSASSSFKSRKSVKLYHHSFLLRLIVRFGLRCFLQHFIAPLIEAVGGYKEPEQGNGYHYHSGGSRRTSKNLNLAAGEEIHPSAEPETKPDIEELFTFEEDQDRVSSQESKSVDSFDMRPNTSAASAEEARESDGSPDKQVINELIYGARISPDKLSLRDGETPPAFAAPPIGPRSPTIEIPVHPSAGGIRRSFQLSAIDCDIGSRKSVDSFELISQAVEQLPPPAAVETEAEAMDSLQASVISRLSEAKAVQNNRISEMSAESLVWLSHRLGPVLTSRYITRNLLKLLSLCYVGQENLLPEVDDGGASSSPEAANLNYFTIANARVVGDRSAARVLECLMSIAALYGENFLLLQYFPHISELIALCSKRITGSLEGAIISSLQLLKYMIPCLTDSSLMDNLHHILLDAILLPILRLLSSTNLLMPSGYLGRSLLARKFLDAIYALSVRLGSDMTREHLCQSIICPFFLIFNKAFGLPNDFACDLANLSLTGGVSQKERALEELRDVFGPELAHTAYLTFLRFLDEAIMKRTLSNLEFVLTLCHEHEQPSGSVPKKVQLATSISSGQDEDSVDASCQLAANSFGTQIVGNRLQVVRGNVELLDMVAYKLDQMPSTRHLEGNWLAYWRHETTRSEKDNQALNLKQIRLQSFVGHTNSVRAIYALDNENSFVSASKDKTVKLWSLRSEGDGRKSTPCQFTYTAHKKSINSLGFLESLRYVVSCDSGVHLWDPFIGRPLGILDGPRHSAVTVVKCLPSHSPLVIAGTAESSVKMIDARSMEYVNEWRVCNATLPNATVRCLAVAPSGNWLAAGLSSGCIVQLDTRTGMVINSWRPMECDLLQLAAPSDQFLVSSALDHSLAVWHALDGIMHYQLKPPPEPAHFLQSVGSSLVYATTGNRVGVHADVAHSHGFNSITKLRSETFRGVLTSLAVLPLNRAFLAGNESGNIALLC, from the exons ATGGGCGAAAGCGAGCTGATTTGGCCAGAGATTGGAGTGGATCCGCAGCATGTGTGCGAAACTGGCGTCGAGGGACGCTACCAGCTGGTCTGTGACAAGTCCTGGCTGCAGTCGCTCGAGAAGCATCGGAAGCTGACTCATTTCACAAGCTGGCCTTTTCTCGACCGCAGGGCACACCCCACTGGCCAACTAGAGCATCCGTGGACACGCATCCTAGTGCAAACGTACCGCAAGCAGCCACAGAGCAAGGTGTACCCGTTGCCCAAGGTCAATGGGGATGGATCCTCTACAGAACTTCCCCTCTCCTACTCGCAGGCCGTGTCGTTTGTTGCAAACAATAACTTCAAGCAGCTGTGGGAGGAGGCCTACAGGAAATACAGCGGGGCCCATATAAAGCTGTGCAGAGGAACTCTATCTGCGAGCGCCACAAAGCCAACTCCTGGCCATGGACAGCTGCAGCCCCATGATGCGGTCTTAAAAGAGCTTATCCAACGCGTCTACCATTGTCCAGTGCTTCATTGTCAAGTGGACCGAGAGCGGGTTGGCGATGGGAACTCGCCAATGTCCGACGTTACGATGTCCGAGTGTCATGCCAACATCTTGCCGGCTCTAGTGGCCATCGAGACCTCCACGCACTTCAGTGTATTCTTCTATCCCCCGGCCCTCGAGTGCAGCCTCTACGACTGCATCACTTTCAGCCCAGCGTTGTTGGGAAAGGGTTACAACAAGACGCTCTTCGTTATCTACCAAATCCTGCAGTTGACAAAGCACCTGCAGGCACAGGGGCTCTTCCTTGGCGATCTCAGGCTGCAACACATCGTCCTTCGCGAGAATCTCTGGCTGCAGGTCTTACCTCGCCTGCAGTGCAACCTTTTGGAGGAGGATCCCGCTGTGGACGACATTTCACCAATGACGCCACTAGCCAGCGAGGAGTTAGGGGATCAGGTTGACCACCAGACCCACAGGCTGCCCTCCAGCAGTACCATTTTCGACTTGCGCCTCGCCTACGACCCCGCCCACTTCAATCTCCGGGAATATTCCGAAATGTGGTGCAACGGCCAGCTGTCCAACTTCGATTACCTAACCATCCTGAACAACGCATGCGGACGGAGTCTCACCAATGCGGCCCACCACCACATTATGCCCTGGGTCACCGACTTCAGTGGACGCAATGGGGCCAACTGGCGGGACTTGACCAAGAGCAAGTACCGTTTAAACAAGGGCGATGTTCATCTGGATCTTATGTACGCCCAAGCGAGTCAGCACGGCACTGGAGATGCTAATTATCCACCAATTGGCGATCAAGCGCCTCACCATGTTTCGGACTTTCTCTCCGAGATCACCTACTTTGTGTACATGGCCAGGAGAACACCACAGGCCATTTTGTGCGCCCATGTACGTCCCATCTGGGTCCCAGCGGAGTATCCCGTCTCCATACAGCGCTTGCAGGAGTGGACGCCGGATGAGTGCATTCCAGAGTTCTACTCGGATCCTATGATCTTTAAAAGTATCCACGAGGACTTGCCGGACTTGGAGCTGCCTGCCTGGGCCACCTGTCCCGAGGATTTTATCTGCAAGCACCGCGAGGCTCTCGAATCCCAATACGTCAGTGAACGACTGCATCATTGGATTGATCTCAATTTTGG GTACAAACTAAGCGGAAAGGCGGCAGTAAAGTCTAAGAATGTCTGTCTCACCCTGGTGGATCAGCATAGGAATCTCACCCAGCGGGGCATCGTCCAGCTATTCGCTCAGGCGCATCCCCCGCGACGATACACCACTCCCTGGTTCAATAAGACCGCCCCCCGACTAAGCCAGGTGTACGCCAGTCCCACGAAGCGTCTGGCCAAGAGCACGGAAAACCTGCACACGGACATCGCCTCCGGCTCTCCCCGCCTCTCGTTGCGACCCGCCGACGATGGATCAAGCAGTTCAGCATCGGCCTCCAACTTCTATGCGATTACCAACTTTATTGAACTTCCCGAAAACTATAGCCCGACGTTGCTTTTGCAAAATCTGGAAACTCTGGAGTCGTTCTATGCGCGGACCTTTCCACAACAGAGCGCATCGGCCAACCCCGAGGAGAAGATGATCAGCAGCGATCTCATGTTCGAGCAAAACTCGGCGGACCACTCGTTTACAAACCAGCTATTCGCCAGCGGTGCAGATATCCCTACCAAGTCGAAGAACCTACTGAGGGAGAGAAAGAGCTGCCTGCAGCATCTGCTGACCGCCAGGAGAGAGCGAGACTTGCAGGTGCTCGGGTGCCTCATGGTAGAGCTCTTCGCCATACAGCGATTACGACCCCTGCTGATGGGAAATGGCTTGACGGCTTCGTTTGAGGCTCGCCTTGCCGCCTGTCGTACTGTGGCCCAAGTGCACCGTCAAGAGTTGCCAAAACCAGTACGTCGGGTGGTGCGACTGCTGCTGCATCTGGAGGATGCCGCCAAAGACGACCAGGGCTTGCCACATCCACCGAGCCCGGCGCAGCTGGTGGAACCTATGTTTGCCAACAATTTTCTGCCGTTCCCTAGCCACTACATGGCAGTGTACGCGCTGGTGAGATCCCTGCACGCCTTCGAGGCTAACTCCGTGCTTCTGGAGCTACACACCCACTTCAGCTGCAAGGGCGGAAAGGAGTGCGCCCAGTACACGGAGATGGATCGTCAGAGAGTGCTGTTCGAGCGGAAAATCGCCGAGTGCAAGGTCATGTCCTGCTGTGCCCATGTGAAGCGACTCCTGGAGCCAGTGGCCTTTGCCTATGAGCAGTTTACACCAGTGGAACTCCTGCTGCCCCATGTCATCGACCTGCTGCGCGACGAACGCACCTCAATCCTGACCGCATGGAATCTTTTCGACCCCATTGCTCAGGCCTTAGGAGTGGCCCAAACCCAACAGCATTTGCTCCAGCCGCTGCTCAAGCTGTACGATGTGGAGGGTGTTACTTCCTCGGAAGATGCAGgctccaacaacaacagtggcGGCCACCTGCGCTTTTCCGCCAGCAGTTCGTTCAAGTCCCGGAAATCCGTGAAGCTCTACCACCATAGTTTTCTGCTCCGACTGATTGTGAGATTCGGGCTTCGCTGTTTCCTCCAGCACTTTATAGCTCCGCTCATCGAAGCCGTCGGTGGCTACAAGGAGCCCGAGCAGGGCAATGGCTATCACTATCACAGCGGTGGGAGCCGGAGAACCAGCAAAAATCTCAATCTGGCAGCTGGAGAGGAAATCCACCCGTCAGCCGAACCAGAGACCAAGCCCGACATTGAAGAGCTCTTCACGTTCGAGGAAGACCAGGATAGAGTGTCCAGTCAGGAGAGCAAGTCAGTGGACTCCTTTGACATGCGACCGAATACGAGTGCTGCCAGTGCAGAGGAAGCGAGGGAGTCGGACGGATCGCCCGACAAACAAGTTATCAACGAACTTATTTATGGGGCCAGGATCTCGCCGGACAAGCTTTCGCTTCGAGATGGCGAAACACCGCCCGCTTTTGCCGCACCGCCTATTGGACCCCGTTCACCCACCATCGAGATTCCAGTGCACCCCAGTGCCGGTGGCATCCGGCGCAGTTTCCAGCTGAGCGCCATCGACTGCGATATTGGCTCCCGCAAGAGCGTTGACAGCTTCGAGCTAATAAGCCAGGCGGTGGAGCAGTTGCCTCCACCTGCGGCGGTGGAGACCGAGGCGGAGGCCATGGACTCTCTGCAGGCCTCGGTCATCTCACGATTATCGGAGGCCAAGGCTGTACAGAACAATCGCATCAGCGAAATGAGCGCGGAGAGTCTGGTGTGGCTCTCGCATCGACTAGGACCGGTGCTCACCTCGCGATACATAACTAGGAATCTTCTGAAACTCCTTTCGCTATGCTACGTGGGCCAGGAGAACCTGCTACCCGAGGTGGATGACGGTGGTGCCAGCTCCTCCCCTGAGGCGGCGAATCTGAACTACTTCACCATTGCCAATGCCAGGGTAGTGGGCGACCGCAGTGCGGCTCGAGTACTGGAATGTCTCATGTCCATCGCGG CTCTCTACGGTGAAAACTTTCTCCTACTACAGTATTTCCCGCATATTAGCGAATTGATTGCCCTTTGCTCCAAGCGGATCACCGGCAGTCTGGAGGGCGCCATCATTAGCTCCCTTCAACTGCTCAAGTACATGATTCCATGTCTGACCGACTCCAGTCTCATGGATAACCTTCATCACATTCTGCTCGACGCCATCCTCCTGCCCATCTTGCGCCTGCTAAGCTCCACGAATCTGCTCATGCCCAGTGGCTACCTGGGACGCTCGCTGCTGGCTCGCAAGTTCCTGGACGCTATCTATGCGCTCAGCGTGCGCCTGGGATCGGATATGACCCGCGAGCATCTGTGCCAGTCGATTATATGCCCGTTTTTCCTGATTTTCAACAAAGCCTTCGGCCTGCCGAACGACTTTGCCTGTGATCTGGCCAATCTTTCGCTGACGGGCGGAGTAAGCCAAAAGGAACGCGCCCTGGAGGAGCTTAGAGACGTGTTTGGACCGGAGCTGGCGCACACTGCCTATCTGACCTTTTTGCGTTTCTTGGACGAGGCCATCATGAAGAGGACGCTGAGTAACTTGGAATTTGTGCTGACCCTGTGCCACGAGCACGAGCAACCCAGTGGCAGTGTCCCCAAGAAAGTCCAGCTGGCCACGAGCATAAGTTCCGGCCAAGATGAGGACTCTGTGGACGCCTCTTGCCAGCTGGCTGCTAACAGTTTTGGCACCCAGATCGTGGGCAACCGATTACAAGTGGTCCGGGGCAATGTGGAGTTGCTAGATATGGTGGCGTACAAGTTGGACCAGATGCCTAGTACGCGACATCTTGAGGGGAACTGGCTGGCCTACTGGCGGCATGAGACAACACGAAGCGAAAAGGATAACCAGGCCCTGAATCTGAAGCAGATTCGGCTTCAATCCTTCGTAGGTCACACCAACTCTGTGCGAGCTATCTACGCCCTGGACAACGAAAACAGCTTCGTGTCAGCCTCCAAGGACAAAACCGTGAAGCTGTGGTCCCTTCGCAGCGAAGGAGATGGGCGCAAGTCGACACCCTGCCAGTTTACCTACACGGCACACAAGAAATCCATCAACTCCCTGGGCTTCCTTGAGTCGTTGCGCTACGTGGTGTCCTGCGATTCGGGTGTGCATTTGTGGGATCCGTTTATAGGCAGACCTCTTGGCATACTGGATGGGCCACGACACAGTGCCGTGACAGTGGTCAAGTGTCTGCCCTCACACTCGCCACTGGTGATTGCCGGCACGGCTGAATCCAGCGTCAAGATGATCGATGCTCGCAGCATGGAGTACGTGAACGAGTGGCGGGTGTGCAATGCTACACTGCCCAATGCCACGGTGCGCTGCTTGGCGGTGGCTCCTTCCGGAAACTGGCTGGCGGCCGGACTCTCCTCCGGCTGCATTGTCCAGCTGGACACGCGCACCGGCATGGTGATCAACTCCTGGCGACCCATGGAGTGTGACCTGTTGCAGTTGGCCGCGCCGAGTGATCAGTTCCTGGTGAGCTCCGCACTAGATCATTCCCTGGCCGTCTGGCACGCCCTGGATGGCATTATGCACTACCAACTAAA GCCTCCCCCAGAGCCGGCCCACTTCCTGCAGAGTGTGGGCTCCTCGCTGGTCTACGCCACCACTGGCAACCGTGTGGGCGTCCATGCGGATGTGGCCCACTCGCATGGCTTCAACTCCATCACCAAGCTGCGCTCGGAGACATTCCGCGGCGTGCTCACCTCCCTGGCGGTGTTGCCCCTAAATCGAGCTTTTCTGGCCGGTAACGAAAGTGGAAACATTGCCCTGCTTTGTTAG